A genome region from Calditrichota bacterium includes the following:
- a CDS encoding single-stranded DNA-binding protein has product VWKDNEGNTQERTEWHRVVLWRKLAEVAGQYLKKGMQVYVEGRLQTRSWEDKDGVKRFATDIVGLNMQILGRREAEAAPELPPADVTDIGAPPPEGDDLPF; this is encoded by the coding sequence AGGTCTGGAAAGACAACGAGGGCAACACTCAGGAACGGACAGAGTGGCATCGCGTCGTGCTCTGGCGCAAGTTGGCTGAGGTGGCGGGTCAGTACTTGAAGAAGGGGATGCAGGTGTACGTGGAAGGGCGCTTGCAGACCCGCTCCTGGGAGGACAAGGACGGGGTGAAGCGGTTTGCCACCGACATAGTCGGTCTCAACATGCAGATTCTCGGCAGAAGGGAGGCCGAGGCAGCGCCAGAGCTGCCGCCGGCTGATGTCACCGACATCGGAGCGCCACCACCCGAAGGTGATGATCTACCGTTCTGA